The Pirellulales bacterium genome has a segment encoding these proteins:
- a CDS encoding DUF58 domain-containing protein: MAPRFFAQIAMLAAPLGVLAWFHRVYPSRRLAALALAPALASLALFANQTLAPWVWLLDALLVLVAVIDLISLPRAGMLSVAREAGRVVSLVKPHPITLSVRNLSARAFDATIRDGVPADLEARPDELRHHFTPRSLAVFEYQLVARRRGAFELKEVFFRVRSRMRLWQRMLVFRVDTTLHVYPDLKQLGQYALLARLNRLNLLGVRRTRRVGQDNEFERLRDYAVGDNYRHIDWRSTARRRKLTVKDFQQNQSQRVYFLIDCGRMMVNRAAGLSLLDHAFNAALMLSYVALSRGDAVGLLCFSDAIHSFVPARGGMNQMNRLLHGTFDQFPRLVESRYDRAFLYLESQSRKRSLVVLITNVIDEVNRLQIEQYLENLVGRHLPLGVLLRDRRIYDFLDAKAPRDGGLYRAAAAADILAWRQQILTDLHAKGVLSLDVFPEDLTAPLVNRYLDIKARHLL; encoded by the coding sequence ATGGCCCCCCGATTCTTCGCGCAGATCGCCATGCTCGCGGCGCCGCTGGGCGTGTTGGCCTGGTTTCACCGCGTTTATCCTTCCCGTCGGCTAGCCGCGCTCGCGCTGGCCCCGGCGCTCGCCTCCCTGGCGCTGTTCGCCAATCAAACGCTGGCGCCTTGGGTCTGGCTGCTCGATGCGCTACTCGTGCTTGTCGCCGTCATCGATCTCATCTCGCTCCCCAGGGCCGGCATGCTCTCCGTGGCGCGCGAGGCGGGGCGCGTGGTGTCGCTCGTCAAGCCACACCCCATCACGCTCTCGGTGCGCAATTTGTCGGCGCGCGCGTTCGACGCCACAATCCGCGATGGCGTCCCCGCCGACCTGGAGGCCCGCCCCGACGAACTGCGCCATCACTTCACGCCGCGCAGCCTGGCGGTGTTCGAGTATCAACTGGTGGCGCGGCGCCGCGGCGCGTTCGAGTTGAAAGAGGTGTTCTTTCGCGTGCGCAGCCGCATGCGCCTCTGGCAGCGGATGTTGGTCTTTCGCGTCGACACCACCCTGCACGTCTACCCCGATCTAAAGCAGCTTGGCCAATACGCGCTGCTGGCGCGGCTCAACCGCCTTAATCTCTTGGGCGTGCGGCGCACGCGCCGCGTCGGCCAGGACAACGAGTTCGAACGTCTGCGCGACTACGCCGTGGGAGACAACTACCGCCACATCGATTGGCGGTCGACCGCCCGCCGCCGCAAGCTCACCGTCAAGGACTTTCAGCAAAACCAAAGCCAGCGCGTCTACTTCCTCATCGACTGTGGGCGGATGATGGTCAATCGCGCGGCGGGACTCAGTCTGCTCGACCACGCCTTCAACGCCGCGCTCATGCTCAGCTACGTGGCCCTGTCGCGCGGCGACGCGGTGGGGCTGTTGTGCTTCTCCGACGCGATCCACAGCTTTGTGCCGGCGCGCGGGGGAATGAACCAGATGAATCGCTTGCTGCACGGCACGTTCGACCAATTTCCGCGGCTGGTCGAATCGCGCTACGATCGCGCGTTCTTGTATCTGGAGTCTCAATCGCGGAAACGCTCACTGGTGGTGCTCATCACCAACGTGATCGACGAAGTGAATCGTCTGCAAATCGAGCAATACCTCGAAAATCTCGTGGGCCGACATTTGCCGCTGGGCGTGCTTTTGCGCGACCGCCGCATCTACGATTTTCTGGACGCCAAAGCCCCGCGTGACGGCGGTTTGTATCGCGCCGCCGCCGCCGCCGATATTCTGGCCTGGCGCCAGCAAATTCTCACCGACCTGCACGCCAAGGGGGTGTTGTCCTTGGATGTCTTTCCCGAGGATCTCACCGCGCCCCTGGTGAATCGCTATCTCGATATCAAGGCCCGGCACCTGCTCTAG
- a CDS encoding MoxR family ATPase, translating to MTDSDSAGPAEAASPMTPPPANPAAATSATNDRWQSAANSPTKRLFDRVLTEIRKIYVGQDELVMGTLVALFSGGHVLIESVPGLGKTLFVRALGRVLGCRFGRIQFTADLMPSDVTGSPLFDLKTQEFRFRPGPVFTQLLLADEINRAPAKTHAALLEIMQEYRVTVDGESHGLERPFLVLATQNPIESEGTYNLPEAQLDRFMFKIAVEYPTTDEEAEILRMHSEQVEFDARLDELSTVTNAAEIVAQSETCGRVRLDPKLIDYITRVVRATRQWPQFHMGASPRAGIALLQGARTLAAFHGRDYAVPDDVTQLALPALRHRVMLTAEAEVEGRQVDESLNELLRTIEVPRL from the coding sequence ATGACCGATTCCGATTCCGCCGGACCTGCCGAAGCCGCGTCCCCCATGACGCCTCCCCCCGCCAATCCCGCGGCAGCGACCTCCGCGACCAACGACCGCTGGCAATCCGCGGCCAACTCTCCCACCAAACGGCTCTTCGACCGTGTCTTGACGGAGATTCGCAAGATCTATGTCGGCCAAGACGAGTTGGTGATGGGCACGCTCGTCGCCCTCTTCTCCGGCGGTCATGTGCTGATCGAAAGCGTGCCCGGCCTCGGCAAGACGCTGTTCGTCCGCGCTTTGGGCCGGGTGCTCGGTTGTCGTTTTGGCCGCATCCAGTTCACCGCCGACCTCATGCCGTCCGATGTGACCGGCTCTCCCTTGTTCGATCTCAAGACGCAAGAGTTTCGCTTTCGGCCCGGACCGGTCTTCACGCAATTGCTGCTGGCCGACGAGATCAACCGCGCGCCCGCCAAGACCCATGCCGCGCTCTTGGAGATCATGCAGGAGTATCGCGTCACCGTCGATGGCGAAAGTCATGGCCTGGAGCGCCCCTTTCTGGTGCTGGCCACGCAAAACCCGATCGAATCCGAAGGCACTTACAACCTGCCAGAGGCCCAGCTTGACCGCTTCATGTTCAAGATCGCGGTGGAGTATCCCACCACCGACGAGGAAGCCGAGATCTTGCGTATGCACAGCGAGCAGGTCGAATTCGACGCTCGACTCGACGAACTCTCCACCGTGACCAACGCGGCGGAGATCGTCGCGCAGTCCGAAACCTGCGGTCGCGTCCGGCTCGACCCCAAGCTAATCGACTACATCACGCGCGTGGTGCGGGCCACCCGCCAATGGCCCCAGTTTCACATGGGCGCTTCGCCGCGCGCCGGCATCGCGCTCCTGCAAGGGGCGCGCACCTTGGCCGCCTTCCACGGCCGCGATTACGCCGTGCCCGACGACGTGACGCAGTTGGCGTTGCCGGCGCTGCGGCATCGCGTGATGCTCACGGCCGAGGCCGAAGTCGAAGGCCGCCAGGTCGACGAGTCGCTCAATGAGCTATTGCGGACCATCGAGGTGCCGCGGCTGTGA
- a CDS encoding DUF4129 domain-containing protein, producing the protein MKRWHWFLIVLAVAPPIAAACLPRLALAAPLTAEEAVETTHDTLDSGWRYPWYDGANDRLRKIRSSEFDWNFDWFNRPTGGLSASTLKIILWSIVILALLILIYALVRVYLNINQQPAFSLAAGAASGANSPEDDARRVESLPFAFDARRQSLLDLARAAADAGDYSRAVVYLYSHELVELDRRHLIRLTRGKTNRQYLREVAGQRDLRQLLEQTMIAFEDAFFGNVRLTRERFERCWNQLSHFSQLAQAAS; encoded by the coding sequence ATGAAGCGCTGGCATTGGTTTTTGATCGTGCTTGCCGTGGCGCCGCCGATCGCGGCGGCCTGCCTGCCGCGCCTCGCGCTGGCCGCGCCGCTGACCGCCGAGGAAGCGGTCGAAACCACTCACGACACGCTCGATTCTGGCTGGCGCTATCCCTGGTACGACGGCGCCAACGACCGGCTGCGCAAGATTCGCAGCTCGGAGTTCGATTGGAACTTCGACTGGTTCAATCGCCCCACCGGCGGACTCAGCGCCAGCACACTCAAGATCATATTGTGGTCGATCGTGATCTTGGCGCTACTGATCCTTATTTATGCGCTGGTTCGGGTTTATCTGAACATCAATCAGCAGCCAGCTTTCTCGCTGGCCGCCGGCGCGGCTTCGGGCGCCAACTCGCCCGAGGACGATGCTCGCCGGGTGGAAAGCCTCCCCTTCGCGTTCGATGCCCGGCGGCAGAGTTTGCTCGATCTGGCCCGCGCCGCGGCCGACGCCGGCGACTACAGCCGCGCGGTGGTCTACCTCTACAGTCACGAATTGGTGGAACTGGATCGGCGGCATCTGATCCGCTTGACGCGCGGCAAGACCAACCGCCAATATCTGCGCGAGGTGGCTGGCCAGCGCGACCTGCGCCAATTGCTAGAGCAAACGATGATCGCCTTTGAAGACGCCTTCTTTGGCAATGTGCGGCTCACCCGCGAACGATTCGAGCGCTGCTGGAATCAGTTGAGCCATTTCTCCCAATTGGCGCAGGCGGCCTCCTGA
- a CDS encoding stage II sporulation protein M, whose translation MKVAELLEKRRDQWRELELLCAQLEGRRLRKLGAPVAARFASLYRAACADLALADAYQLPPNTINYLHQLIGRAHNQLYRSQSFQLSAWWQELFVELPRRLYRDNCLRIAFLVFWGFFITAMVMAYTSEEFAVQALSKAGVHGLEEMYSENQWGRSGNLSAGMVGFYVQHNTSIGLQCFAWGLLLGVGGLLVVVSNAVQLGAAFGHMATTDQREMFFQFVTAHAPFELTAIVVSAAAGMRLGFAFIDTDGYSRIDSVRRAARQAMPTMALGMVLFGLAALIEGIISPSAIPYWAKASVAFVSSALLAFYFVILGQAAGGADGTR comes from the coding sequence ATGAAAGTCGCCGAGCTACTCGAAAAGCGCCGCGACCAATGGCGCGAGCTAGAGCTATTGTGCGCGCAGCTCGAAGGCCGGCGCCTGCGAAAACTAGGCGCGCCGGTTGCCGCGCGGTTCGCCTCGCTCTACCGCGCCGCCTGCGCCGATCTGGCCCTGGCCGACGCGTATCAGCTTCCGCCGAACACCATCAACTACCTGCATCAACTGATTGGCCGCGCGCACAACCAGCTTTACCGCAGCCAGTCGTTTCAACTCAGCGCCTGGTGGCAAGAGCTGTTCGTCGAGCTTCCGCGCCGGCTGTACCGCGACAATTGCCTGCGCATCGCGTTCTTGGTGTTTTGGGGTTTTTTCATCACCGCCATGGTCATGGCCTACACCTCCGAGGAGTTTGCCGTTCAGGCCCTTTCCAAGGCGGGAGTACACGGCCTCGAAGAGATGTATAGCGAAAACCAATGGGGCCGCAGCGGCAACTTGAGCGCCGGCATGGTCGGCTTTTACGTGCAACACAACACCAGCATCGGACTGCAATGCTTTGCCTGGGGATTGTTGCTCGGAGTCGGCGGCTTGCTGGTGGTGGTCAGCAACGCCGTGCAACTCGGCGCCGCCTTTGGCCACATGGCCACCACCGATCAGCGCGAGATGTTCTTTCAATTTGTCACCGCGCATGCCCCGTTCGAGCTCACGGCCATCGTCGTCTCCGCCGCCGCCGGCATGCGGCTGGGGTTCGCCTTTATCGACACCGACGGCTACTCGCGCATCGATTCCGTTCGCCGCGCCGCCCGGCAGGCCATGCCCACGATGGCGCTCGGCATGGTCCTGTTTGGTCTGGCGGCTTTGATCGAAGGGATCATCTCCCCTTCCGCTATTCCCTATTGGGCAAAAGCCTCGGTCGCCTTTGTCTCCAGCGCGCTATTGGCCTTCTACTTCGTGATTTTGGGGCAAGCGGCCGGAGGGGCGGATGGAACTCGATAA
- a CDS encoding RDD family protein, whose translation MAISPDQLDTHIEIITPENIGFQYRVAGPFQRLPAYLIDLFLQLAIVTAVSLVVVIFTGLVGMMGLGAGFGVVFYFLVSWFYRGFFESMWNGQTPGKRLMNLRVLSDDGQPINGLQAVLRNILRAVDLLPGTYLLAFISSFWSDRFARLGDLACGTMVIVEEPRYAAGALAITEPEALELAGRLPARLTFPQGVAAALSSYVGRRRVLPWARRVQIARHLGEPLRERFNLPAGVSYDLLLCALYHRIFFADLVDDVPQPAPVLAVVAET comes from the coding sequence ATGGCGATTTCCCCAGATCAGCTCGACACCCACATCGAGATCATCACGCCCGAAAACATCGGGTTTCAATATCGCGTGGCGGGGCCGTTTCAGCGTTTGCCGGCCTACCTGATCGATTTGTTCCTCCAATTGGCGATTGTCACCGCCGTTTCCTTAGTGGTGGTCATTTTCACGGGCCTCGTCGGCATGATGGGGCTCGGCGCCGGCTTTGGCGTCGTTTTCTATTTCCTGGTGAGCTGGTTCTATCGGGGCTTTTTCGAGTCCATGTGGAACGGCCAGACCCCCGGCAAGCGGCTCATGAACTTGCGCGTCCTGTCAGACGATGGACAACCCATCAACGGCCTGCAAGCGGTGCTGCGCAATATTTTGCGAGCGGTCGACCTGTTGCCCGGCACGTATCTCTTGGCCTTCATTTCTTCTTTCTGGAGCGACCGATTTGCCCGCCTTGGCGATTTGGCCTGTGGGACGATGGTCATCGTCGAGGAACCGCGCTACGCCGCTGGCGCGCTGGCGATCACCGAGCCCGAGGCGCTGGAGCTTGCCGGCCGACTCCCCGCCCGGCTGACCTTTCCGCAAGGGGTGGCGGCGGCGCTCTCCAGCTATGTGGGGCGTCGGCGGGTCTTGCCGTGGGCTAGACGCGTGCAAATTGCCCGGCATCTGGGCGAGCCGCTGCGCGAGCGCTTCAACTTGCCCGCGGGCGTCAGCTACGATCTGTTGCTCTGCGCGCTGTATCATCGCATCTTCTTCGCCGATCTCGTCGACGACGTGCCGCAGCCAGCGCCTGTGCTGGCGGTGGTGGCAGAGACGTGA
- a CDS encoding alpha/beta hydrolase — protein MPRRNGSLLWIAVIAFSFPSLVNAAKPEQDDSDLEIREEVEYGVGAGEKLMLDIAKPKNAEGKLPCVMLIHGGGWQAGHRKMLRPMTREFARKGYVAMTVGYRLAPKHRNPAQIEDCKCAVRWVRAHADELGVDPNRIGALGQSAGAHLAMLLGVMDSADGLEGDGGWGDQSSKVQAVVSYFGPVDLTKTNLEGSAAADVVDENIARMVLTNFVGGKPEEHADELRKVSPLYYVNKGDAPMLLFQGTKDNLVPYDQAFEMATALRKADVSGRLEVMLGARHGWGGDELERTQEAAVEFFDEQLKAQ, from the coding sequence ATGCCTCGTCGCAACGGGTCGCTACTGTGGATTGCCGTCATTGCCTTTAGTTTTCCGTCCCTGGTCAACGCTGCCAAGCCCGAGCAGGACGACAGCGACTTGGAGATTCGCGAGGAGGTGGAGTATGGCGTCGGCGCCGGCGAAAAGCTGATGCTCGACATTGCCAAGCCCAAGAACGCAGAAGGTAAATTGCCGTGCGTCATGCTCATCCACGGCGGCGGCTGGCAGGCAGGGCATCGCAAAATGCTCCGCCCCATGACTCGCGAGTTTGCGCGCAAGGGCTATGTGGCGATGACGGTGGGCTATCGACTGGCGCCCAAGCATCGCAACCCGGCGCAGATTGAAGATTGCAAATGCGCGGTGCGCTGGGTGCGGGCCCATGCCGACGAGTTGGGAGTCGATCCCAATCGCATCGGGGCGCTCGGGCAGTCGGCCGGAGCGCACCTGGCGATGTTGCTCGGCGTGATGGACTCGGCCGACGGCCTTGAAGGGGACGGGGGCTGGGGTGATCAATCGAGCAAGGTGCAGGCGGTCGTGAGCTATTTTGGCCCGGTCGATCTCACCAAGACAAACCTGGAAGGGAGCGCGGCGGCGGATGTTGTGGATGAGAACATCGCCCGTATGGTGCTCACGAACTTTGTCGGCGGCAAGCCGGAAGAGCATGCCGACGAGTTGCGCAAGGTGTCGCCTCTGTACTACGTGAACAAGGGAGACGCGCCGATGCTGCTGTTCCAAGGGACGAAGGACAACCTGGTGCCTTACGATCAGGCGTTTGAAATGGCGACGGCACTGCGCAAGGCGGATGTTTCCGGACGCCTGGAAGTCATGCTCGGCGCCCGGCATGGTTGGGGGGGCGACGAACTGGAGCGGACCCAAGAGGCGGCGGTCGAGTTCTTTGATGAACAACTGAAAGCGCAATGA